CCACAACAAGCAGGTCGCTGAGGCGGTCTATGCTCCGGCCGTGAAGAAGACCGTGGTGTCGACGCCGGTTGAGAAGACGACCTATGTTCAGGCTGCTGCCCCAGTGGTCCATGCCGCCCCGGCTGTCTATGCTGCCCCGGTCCAGACGGTCTATGCTGCTCCAGTTGCCAAGACCTACACCTATGATGCGCCGGTTGCCAAGACCTACGTCCATGCTGCCCCAGCTGCCGTTGCCTACGAGGCCGCCCCAGTGTCGTACGTCGCTCCGCTGAAGACGTCCTACGTCAGCAGCTACCCGTCGGTGTACTCCGCCCCGGCCGTCTATGCTCACGATTTCAACTAAAGAACCTGACTGTCTATTTACGATCATTCTGACGTTCGGCAAGCGAGAACCTTATTTTTCTCTTGTTCAACGTTTTTCggattgttttattgaaagatgaggaaaataaattaaattgtaaaaaactGTACAGCTGCtcgccctttttttctcctttcgttCCTTAAGGCTCTCCATGCTCCATGAATTTATTATTGTGTCAAATTTCTCGGCAATGGTTTGATAGCCTTGAAATACCTTCGAGTGACTctcaaaatgaaaattaaattaagcaacaataacaacaaaaaaaccgcccCATCTCACCATCCCACTTCCGGCAAAACGTGTCTTATAGTTGCGAATAGTTTTCGCTTTCATTCCACCAACAAAGAAGACCCCGCGAACTATCCACACGCATACGCCCCATAGAGTAGCAAACAGCGCGCTAGCAATTAATTCCTATGTTCAACATTATACACCCCATTTTGA
This Anopheles marshallii chromosome 3, idAnoMarsDA_429_01, whole genome shotgun sequence DNA region includes the following protein-coding sequences:
- the LOC128711345 gene encoding pupal cuticle protein C1B-like, whose translation is MFRLVVLSVVLAVAAAAPGYIHSGPVAYSSVVAAAPALVAQKEISYQKSIVEEPTVAHVGTIEKSVPTGYSHQSFTQYHNKQVAEAVYAPAVKKTVVSTPVEKTTYVQAAAPVVHAAPAVYAAPVQTVYAAPVAKTYTYDAPVAKTYVHAAPAAVAYEAAPVSYVAPLKTSYVSSYPSVYSAPAVYAHDFN